In one Silene latifolia isolate original U9 population chromosome 10, ASM4854445v1, whole genome shotgun sequence genomic region, the following are encoded:
- the LOC141608136 gene encoding uncharacterized protein LOC141608136: MATGLSSHAAIPTRNWIHSDGARIGGSQQTPGWQSGSIVSAIPVTSHPAPGQLSGAPWLGGTPAGSFPPVSNPLAGAGSLYVQGFRVNAVRSSPAVRKPEKQTSDLYRIVQGFEESTRDYLNRFNKEKVSIPRCDIATAIQAFRRGLHQDSQLYKDLTMHPCTTFEEVQSKAIAVMRLEEDSAPVRGTYDSDPVSRKAPVEKKSERSKPYSRSVNKVSGNSEGKGEADLPPKVSEYGFTTNLAGLFKALKELGRRVRWPKLPEGNPSSRDTGKKCEFHGNNTHNIDECYSLRKEVKFHYDQGNLDHLLPRNSTRVNSADQVLPSPPPHCSRTVNVITGGSELCGLTYSAGKRHATRTKGDRPESSCRVNHQNLPSVTFDETNAGSAPEQHHDALIITLPIGNCKVKKILVDTGSSVNLIMMETLKGM, translated from the exons atggcaaCTGGACTGTCCTCGCATGCAGCAATTCCCACCCGCAACTGGATTCATTCTGATGGAGCACGGATCGGCGGATCAcagcagacaccaggatggcagTCTGGATCCATAGTTAGTGCAATACCAGTAACCAGTCATCCAGCACCAGGCCAACTTTCTGGAGCACCCTGGCTAGGAGGTACACCTGCTGGTTCCTTCCCGCCtgtttctaaccctcttgcaggagcAG gaagcttgtatgtgcAAGGGTTTCGGGTCAACGCTGTCAGGAGCAGCCCTGCAGTG AGAAAGCCAGAGAAGCAAACCAGTGACCTCTACCGGATAGTGCAAGGGTTTGAGGAATCTACCCGTGATTATTTGAAccggttcaacaaagagaaggtgtcaATTCCGAGGTGcgatatagcaaccgctatacaagccttccgccgAGGGTTGCACCAGGATTCACAGCTATACAAAGACCTAACCATGCATCCGTGCACCACCTTTGAGGAGGTACAATCGAAGGCAATTGCTGTCATGAGGCTGGAGGAAGATTCTGCACCTGTAAGAGGCACTTATGATTCAGACCCAGTATCCAGAAAGGCTCCAGTAGAGAAGAAGAGCGAAAGATCCAAACCCTACAGCAGGAGCGTGAATAAAGTTTCTGGAAATTCTGAAGGAAAGGGCGAAGCAGATCTGCCTCCGAAAGTaagtgagtatggtttcactACCAATCTTGCAGGACTATTCAAAGCCTTGAAGGAGCTGGGACGCAGAGTCAGATGGCCAAAACTTCCAGAAGGAAACCCCAGCAGCAGAGACACAggcaagaagtgtgagttccacggcAACAACACCCACAACATCGATGAATGTTACTCCCtcagaaaggaagtcaaattccacTACGACCAAGGAAACCTGGATCACCTCCTACCCAGAAACTCAACCAGAGTAAATTCAGCGGATCAGGTTCTGCCATCTCCCCCTCCTCATTGCTCTAGAACTGTGAATGTCATTACAGGTGGATCAGAGCTGTGTGGGCTGACCTACTCAGCAGGTAAGAGGCACGCAACTAGGACTAAGGGAGACAGACCAGAAAGCTCTTGCAGGGTTAACCACCAGAATCTGCCGTCAGTCACCTTCGACGAAACAAACGCAGGATCTGCTCCTGAGCAGCACCACGATGCTCTAATCATCACGCTTCCCATAGGAAATTGCAAGGTGAAAAAGATCCTGGTGGATACCGGAAGCTCCGTCAACTTGATCATGATGGAAACACTCAAAGGAATGTGA